The sequence TCTTGGCAACCCACGCAGCGGATGGAAATCATACCCGGGTCGGTCCATATCCTGCGGCGTCGTCGCGCTGTCGAGCACGTCGAGCCGAACGAGGATGCGCTTGTGCATCTTGGCATCGATCTTGGCCGCCGTTCCCTTTTCGAAGAGTTCGGCAAGAGCCTTATGTTTGAAGCTCTTGATCATTCCGACAGCATGTAAGCAAAAAGCTTACAGCGCGTCAACAATTAGTTGACAGTCCTTCCGTGTCTCGCATGTTGCGCCTCATGTTGCGCCGATTTGCCGGGAGTGCAGCGGAATCATTGAAAACGCTAAGGAATTATGCGCAACAGGCGCAACATAAAAATCGCAAAATCGGAGCGATGAAAATCGAAATTTTGCTAGGTATTTCAGTTTTTTAGGCGCTGGCTGGGGAACCTGGATTCGAACCAAGACAAACAGAGTCAGAGTCTGTTGTGCTACCGTTACACCATTCCCCAACGGAATAGTCGAACAAATTCAATGACTTACTGATTTGTCCGACTGTGGCCGGAAGCGCGTTTGGCGCAAATCACGGCTCAGGCGTGGCAGCCTTCTACCCGCTCGCATCTGGGCTGGCAAGCGCTCCGGTGGATGGCTCTTCAGCCCAATGATGGGACCGGGATACGATCGGAGCGAACCTTCCGCTAATGCATGCGGCCGATGCTGACGACGATTTCGCCCCGGCCATGGGCGATCATCACCTGACCATATTCGTCCTGCGGCGGGCTCTCCTCGTAGCGGAGCGGGATCGTGGTGATCTCCTCCTGCGCGGCGTCGGCGGGCTGCTCCGCATTCATGTCGAGGATCAGGATCTTCGGATTGATCCCCTGCGGTGAGCGCCTGGTCAGGCGGGCCTGCCAGCCATTGCTCGGGACCCGCACGTCGCCAATCATGATCAGCCTGGGCGGCGCCCCGGGTGCGCGGTCGATCCAGGCCTTGAAGGTGTTTCTCAGCAGGACAGTCATGATGCACCTCTCCCTCGCCAAGTTGCGCGATCCTGCGATCGCGGGCGAACCATAGGCGGGCGAAGCGAAGCGCAACGTGAATGGCCCGTGAATCGGGCGAACCGGCAAGCTTCCCGCGGCGAAGACCACAAGCTTGCCACCACACGATACCGATCGGGACTGGCTGAGCTTGTGCCGGACCGCGACACATGTCGGCCGGCGACCAGGTCAGACCGTACTCGCGTGTGAGTTGCCGACGGCTTGCGACCGCATCGCGCGCTTGGTGCAGGTGAGCGAAAACTCGCCATTCACGCTCATTTCACGCGCGTCGGCTCCAAGTGAGGAGCGATTTTCATTTTGCCCGCAAGGTCGCATTCCGATCGTTCAGCAACCCTTGACCGTCTGACAACCCAAGATGTACGATTTCTGCATTGCACCAGATCCGGCGGGCTGCATTCCTGAGCTCACGCGTCATTGGCTTCGCGGACAACGCGAACCGATTATCTGCATTTCACCAAGCCTAAGCTCCCGGGACCTGCCCTCCTGCATTGTCGTCGACGATGTCGACGGGGGATGGGACGAGATGGCGGGAGTTGGCGGCGACAAGGCCACAGGCGGAAGCGAGACCGGCCGCCTCCGGCTGAATATCATCGGCACATTTTCAGCAGCGGTGGACGGACACGAGATCGCGCTCGGCCGAAAGGCGCAAGCGCTTCTCGGCTACATGATGCTCTCCTCCGCCCGCCAGTTGCCCAGGACGAAACTGGTCGGCCTGCTCTGGAGCGAGAAGGAAGACCCGCTCGCCAAGGGTTCGCTGCGTCAATCGCTGAGCCAGATCCAACGCGAACTGAAGACTCACGGCTGCACGCATTTCCATGCCGATCAGATGCACGTGGCACTCGATATCGAACACGTCGCTTGTGACCTGACGGAAATCATCGCAGATGCCGAGCGCGGCGTCGTCCATCCCATCCTGTTTGCACACGAACGCCTGACCGACGACATTCTCGACGACCTAGAGAATGTCGATCCCGCATTTTCGGATTGGCTTGCAGAGACGCGACCGCTGATCCACGAACGGCTGATCGATGCCCTCACGAGGCTGCTTCCCGATGAGGGCCAAGCCGATGTCACGCCCACCGCGGAGGCTGCGGCAAAGGCCATCTACCGGTTGGATTCCGAGAACGAGCGCGCCATTCGCGTTCTCATCAGGAGCCACATCGCGGCCGGAAGCATCGGTGCCGCGCTCGCGATCTATGCGCGGCTCTGGCGCCAGCTAGAAGACATCTACGACATCGAGCCGCACAAGCTCACGCAGGAGCTGATTGCCAGCCTGCGACAGCAACAACCCGAGACAGTCACGCGACCGGTCGTATCTTCTGCGGCGGCCCCCGCACTTGGCCTGGCCGGATTTGCCGCCAGCCGGCCATCGGTCGCCGTCCTCCCCTTCCGCGCGCTGTCGCCGACGCTCGAGCCCCAATTCACGATCGGCATCGTCGACAGCGTCGTGCAGGCCCTGTCGAGCCTGAAAGAGCTGTTCGTGATCTCGCGCGGGTCGACCATGATCCCGATGTCGCAGACACCGGATCTGCGCGCGATCGGCCGCGATCTCAATGCGCAATATCTGCTGCACGGAAGCATTCAACGCGCCGGCGACCAGATCCGGATCTCGACCGAACTCGTTGCCGCCGAGACGGTCGAAGTCGTTCGTGTCGATCGCCTCAGCGGGACTGCGGCCGACGTCTTCGACCTGCAGGACCGCATTGCCGTCGAGGTCATACGCTCGCTGGCGCCTCAAGTTCGCGACCGGGAGCTACATCGCGCAATGCAAAAACGGCCCGACGATCTCGATGCCTACCAGTTGGCCCTGGTCGGCTACGACCAGATGTTCAGCCCGGACTACACGACATTCGTGACGGCGCGCACCAACTTCGAGCGGGCGCACATCCTCAGCCCCAATTGGGCGCCACCTCTGTCCTACAGCGCCATCTGGCACATGCAGCGCGTGGCCCGCGGGTGGTCCGCGAATGCGCCGAACGAGCTCGACACCGCGCGAGCGCTCGCCGAACGAGCGCTGGAGCGCAATTCGGCCGATCCGCTCGCCAATGCCGTCGGCGGCTACACGCTGTCGCAATGCAAGCACGACCATGTCGGCGCCCTCAAACAGCTCGACCGCGCCATCGAGCTCACCCCGAACCTCGCGCTCGCATTCGCATATCGTGCCGCCGTGCATGTTCGCTGCGAACACTATGAAGACGCACTCGGCGATGCCGCGTTCAATCTGCGTCTTTCGCCGCGAGACAGGCACGCGTGGTTTGCGGAGATGATCTCGGCTCAGGCTCACTTTGCCATGAACGACCTCAACTCGGCCATCGAACACGCGAGGCGGGTCGCGACGCTGCTGCCGAGCAACCAGGTGAACCTGCGCGTTCTCGTCGCTGCGCTCGTGGAAAGCGGACGTCTCGACGATGCACAGACTTTCGCGGGGCCACTCATGACGGCCGGCGAGCTCGACATGAAATGGATCGCGAGGTCACCATGGCCGAAGCCGGCGCTGGCGCGCATCGAAGCCGCGCTCGCACGGCTGGCCCCGGCACTTCGGCACGGAACCACCCAAGGCAACACCAACAAGTCCTGACAGAGGAGGCTCATATGGCGGGCGGATACGGAGGATATGGCGGTTACGGCGGTTATGGCGGCTACGGGGGTTATGGAGGCTACGGGGGCTATGGAGGATACGGCGGCACCAGCGGATCGGGCGGTGCCATGTTCGCCGACCGCGTCGATCGCCCGTTCGTCAGCGAGCGCGACGTCAAGGGCGCAAGGTTCGATGCCACCGGCTTCGGCATGAGGCTGTGGTCGACACGGTGGTATTCGTGGGTCGTGATGTCCGATCTTGCCAGCCAGGCAGATTGGCTCAAGCGGCTCGGCGAATTTGCCCTGCTCGGCAAGGGCCCAACCCCATGGGCAGCGGCTCTCGACGACGACATTGCCATATTGAGAAACATGGCCGTCAATGAACGCGCGACCGCTATGGATGAGATCGTTACCGAGGCCGACGAGTTCATCAGCAAGTTCCTGCATCTCGTGTCCGCGACGGCGACGACACACCCCGCGACCTCGCGCATGCTGATCGTCGCTGATGCGCTCACCGCGCTGATCACCATGCACTACAAGGCGCATTTCAATCGCCCGCGCCCCACGCAGGTGGTCCCCGGCTTCATGTCGCCGATCCAGCACGGCGGGCATGCGTCCTTCCCGAGCGGTCACGCCACTCAGGCCCACGTCTTCGCAGCGCTTCTGAGCAAAGTCATGCCGCAAACTCTCGGCTTCTCCGATCCCATCCCGGGCTTCGCGGGGCGGACAACGATCGACAAGACGCTGGGCGCTCTTGCCGACCGGATTTCGCGGAACCGGGAAATCGCCGGGCTTCACTATCCGTCCGATACGAAGGCCGGGGTGAAGCTCGCAGGCGCGATCATCGACAAGATTCTCCTGGACAGGGAGTATCTGCCGAAGTTCACGAAGCTCGTCGACAACGCCAAGGCCGAGTGGGAGAACACCGGCGTGTTCGACGATGGGAAGGACGCCGGCATCTCCGCGGGAGAGAAAAATGTCCGGGACTGATCGGTGCGGCCTCTACGAGGTCGTGCCCGCCGGCTTCGACCTTCTCAATGCGTCCCCCGCCGAGCTCGATCGCTACGGCATTCCGCAAAAGCCGGATGTTGTCACGGAGCCGGAGCTGTTCCAGTTCTGGACAGAGCTCGTCTCGGCCCCGTTTTCGGCAAAGCAGCCGACCTTCGCCGACATCGATCCCCCGTCCACCGGGGGAGCGCTTCAATCGATGCTGAATTGGTCGGGGGCGCTCATTTCCACACCCTGGCCCCAGCAGATCGTCTTTGCGGCGGCCGGATGGAATGTGCCGGACGTGCGTCGGCCATCCGTGTCGGCCCTGGGGACGCACGCGGACGATCCAAAATCGCTGCTGTGGGTGGGGCTCGACGGCCGCAACGGCGTGCTACCGAATGTTTCCCTGCCTCAGATCGGCACCGGCCACTGGCCCGATCGCAAGCCCAAGCACTTTGCGTGGTGGGATTGGTGGCACAACACGCAGCCGGACGAGGCGACCGGCAAGTCGGCAGCAGCGCCACCGGAGCCACAAGCGATCACGTTGATCGACAATTTGGCAATCGAGACAGGCCATAAGATCCTCGCCGGCCTGGCGGTCCAGGTCAGCGGTGACATTCTCTATTTCATCAAGAACCAGAGCACCGGCGAGTTCCGCTCGTTTCTGGCCCCACCACCGCCTGGCGA is a genomic window of Bradyrhizobium sp. CB1717 containing:
- a CDS encoding G1 family glutamic endopeptidase; this encodes MPAGFDLLNASPAELDRYGIPQKPDVVTEPELFQFWTELVSAPFSAKQPTFADIDPPSTGGALQSMLNWSGALISTPWPQQIVFAAAGWNVPDVRRPSVSALGTHADDPKSLLWVGLDGRNGVLPNVSLPQIGTGHWPDRKPKHFAWWDWWHNTQPDEATGKSAAAPPEPQAITLIDNLAIETGHKILAGLAVQVSGDILYFIKNQSTGEFRSFLAPPPPGEIEPLGSSVQWVMERPTDPKSRDLFPLPDYDPVNFRYCVARAADGAIGSGRMMTLEDNALMIEMRETFADPERTVIVSRPELRQETPNGPIGVSCTFQDPAV
- a CDS encoding type II toxin-antitoxin system RelE/ParE family toxin, with translation MIKSFKHKALAELFEKGTAAKIDAKMHKRILVRLDVLDSATTPQDMDRPGYDFHPLRGLPRRYSVHVNGPWCLTFEFEGTDAYRVDFEQYH
- a CDS encoding phosphatase PAP2 family protein, which codes for MAEAGAGAHRSRARTAGPGTSARNHPRQHQQVLTEEAHMAGGYGGYGGYGGYGGYGGYGGYGGYGGYGGTSGSGGAMFADRVDRPFVSERDVKGARFDATGFGMRLWSTRWYSWVVMSDLASQADWLKRLGEFALLGKGPTPWAAALDDDIAILRNMAVNERATAMDEIVTEADEFISKFLHLVSATATTHPATSRMLIVADALTALITMHYKAHFNRPRPTQVVPGFMSPIQHGGHASFPSGHATQAHVFAALLSKVMPQTLGFSDPIPGFAGRTTIDKTLGALADRISRNREIAGLHYPSDTKAGVKLAGAIIDKILLDREYLPKFTKLVDNAKAEWENTGVFDDGKDAGISAGEKNVRD
- a CDS encoding BTAD domain-containing putative transcriptional regulator, translated to MAGVGGDKATGGSETGRLRLNIIGTFSAAVDGHEIALGRKAQALLGYMMLSSARQLPRTKLVGLLWSEKEDPLAKGSLRQSLSQIQRELKTHGCTHFHADQMHVALDIEHVACDLTEIIADAERGVVHPILFAHERLTDDILDDLENVDPAFSDWLAETRPLIHERLIDALTRLLPDEGQADVTPTAEAAAKAIYRLDSENERAIRVLIRSHIAAGSIGAALAIYARLWRQLEDIYDIEPHKLTQELIASLRQQQPETVTRPVVSSAAAPALGLAGFAASRPSVAVLPFRALSPTLEPQFTIGIVDSVVQALSSLKELFVISRGSTMIPMSQTPDLRAIGRDLNAQYLLHGSIQRAGDQIRISTELVAAETVEVVRVDRLSGTAADVFDLQDRIAVEVIRSLAPQVRDRELHRAMQKRPDDLDAYQLALVGYDQMFSPDYTTFVTARTNFERAHILSPNWAPPLSYSAIWHMQRVARGWSANAPNELDTARALAERALERNSADPLANAVGGYTLSQCKHDHVGALKQLDRAIELTPNLALAFAYRAAVHVRCEHYEDALGDAAFNLRLSPRDRHAWFAEMISAQAHFAMNDLNSAIEHARRVATLLPSNQVNLRVLVAALVESGRLDDAQTFAGPLMTAGELDMKWIARSPWPKPALARIEAALARLAPALRHGTTQGNTNKS